One window of the Cryptosporangium aurantiacum genome contains the following:
- a CDS encoding polyprenyl synthetase family protein, with protein sequence MNTRTAGMDVAPTGTGLLGIEAIEPEFAASVRAGLGQVEDALRTAVSDADPLVGSAARHLVEAGGKRFRPLLALSAAHFGNPEAPAVVQAAVVAELTHLATLYHDDVMDEAPVRRGAPSANARWTNTIAILTGDYLFARASDLVADLGPEAVRLQARTFARLVTGQIRETAGPLGDTDAVEFHLHVLAEKTGSLIATSARFGAMFAGCGPAITETLTAYGEEIGVAFQLSDDLLDIASTSAESGKTPGTDLREGVPTLAVLHALAGDDPAEARMRELISRPISDDDEVAEALGLLRESPAMATARETLAAYAQRARDSLATLPDVPARRALESLTYYVVDRTG encoded by the coding sequence ATGAACACGCGCACAGCAGGGATGGACGTGGCACCCACCGGGACAGGTCTGCTCGGCATCGAGGCCATCGAGCCTGAGTTTGCCGCTTCCGTCCGTGCCGGCCTGGGGCAGGTGGAGGACGCGCTCCGCACCGCGGTGTCGGACGCCGACCCGTTGGTCGGCAGCGCCGCCCGCCACTTGGTCGAGGCGGGCGGCAAGCGGTTCAGGCCGCTGCTGGCGCTGTCGGCGGCGCACTTCGGTAACCCCGAGGCGCCCGCCGTCGTGCAGGCGGCGGTCGTTGCCGAGCTGACCCATTTGGCGACGCTCTACCACGACGACGTCATGGACGAGGCCCCCGTGCGGCGGGGCGCGCCGAGTGCGAACGCGCGGTGGACCAACACCATCGCGATCCTCACCGGCGACTACCTGTTCGCGCGGGCGTCCGACCTGGTCGCCGATCTGGGGCCGGAGGCGGTGCGGCTGCAGGCCCGGACGTTCGCCCGGTTGGTGACCGGGCAGATCCGGGAGACGGCCGGTCCGCTCGGCGACACCGACGCGGTGGAGTTCCACCTGCACGTGCTCGCGGAGAAGACCGGGTCGCTGATCGCCACGTCGGCCCGGTTCGGTGCGATGTTCGCCGGCTGCGGCCCGGCGATCACCGAGACGCTGACCGCGTACGGCGAGGAGATCGGGGTGGCGTTCCAGCTCTCCGACGACCTGCTCGACATCGCGTCCACGTCGGCGGAGTCGGGCAAGACGCCCGGCACCGACCTGCGGGAGGGTGTGCCGACGCTGGCCGTGCTGCACGCGCTGGCCGGCGACGACCCGGCCGAGGCGCGGATGCGGGAGCTGATCTCGCGGCCGATCTCCGACGACGACGAGGTGGCCGAGGCGCTGGGGCTGCTGCGGGAGAGCCCCGCGATGGCCACCGCGCGCGAGACGCTGGCCGCGTACGCGCAGCGGGCCCGTGACTCGCTGGCCACGCTGCCCGACGTGCCCGCCAGGCGCGCGCTGGAGTCCCTCACGTACTACGTGGTGGACCGCACGGGCTGA
- the pcrA gene encoding DNA helicase PcrA — protein MSTLFDLPSAGREPGQEPASGVPASRRPVRLAVDPATLLEGLNDQQRAAVVHEGTPLLIVAGAGSGKTRVLTHRVAWILAHRGAQPGEILAITFTNKAAGEMKERVTELVGPRARSMWVSTFHSACIRILRAEAKTAGLKSQFSIYDADDSRRLMTLVCRELDLDPKRYPARSLLAQVSNLKNELVDEETFASRASGTAERMLSEAYTLYQRRLREAQALDFDDIIMTTVNLLKAFPAVAEHYRRRFRHVLVDEYQDTNHAQYELIRELVGTDAEGDPPPGELCVVGDADQSIYAFRGASIRNILEFERDYPQATTILLEQNYRSTQTILSAANAVIARNPDRRPKNLWSQAGDGHPLTAYVADNEHDEAAWVAGEVDRLTDSGAQRPGDVAVFYRTNAQSRVFEEVFIRVGLPYKVVGGVRFYERKEVRDALAYLRAIANPDDTVSVRRILNTPRRGIGDRAEACVEALSSRERIGFGAALERAGEAPGIGSRAVKAIGEFTALMSALRTLAETEPPSIVLEAVLTRTGYLAELEESNDPQDEGRVENLQELVSVAREFEERAAATETEAGLIEFLEQVALVADADSIPPAPDDAEGADQAAQQGQVTLMTLHTAKGLEFPVVFLTGLEDGVFPHLRSLGDPKELEEERRLAYVGITRARQRLYLSRAITRSAWGQPQYNPPSRFLDEVPTGLLSWERQAPAPKETLSKWSGTGSAQERLAQQYASSARPGARGGAGNRPAISLELGDRVTHDAHGLGRVVEMRGEGDRAQACVDFGDGKGRWFLLRYAPLEKL, from the coding sequence ATGAGCACCCTCTTCGACCTCCCCAGCGCAGGCCGCGAACCGGGCCAAGAGCCGGCCTCCGGAGTACCCGCTTCCCGGCGGCCCGTCCGCCTCGCCGTCGACCCTGCCACGCTGCTCGAGGGGCTCAACGACCAGCAGCGCGCCGCGGTCGTCCACGAGGGCACGCCGCTGCTGATCGTGGCCGGTGCCGGGTCGGGCAAGACCCGCGTGCTCACCCACCGGGTGGCGTGGATCCTCGCCCACCGCGGCGCCCAGCCCGGCGAGATCCTCGCGATCACGTTCACGAACAAGGCCGCGGGTGAGATGAAGGAGCGGGTCACCGAACTGGTGGGTCCGCGCGCCCGGTCGATGTGGGTCTCGACGTTCCACTCGGCCTGTATCCGCATCCTGCGCGCCGAGGCGAAGACCGCCGGGCTGAAGTCGCAGTTCTCGATCTACGACGCCGACGACTCCCGGCGGCTGATGACGCTCGTGTGCCGCGAGCTCGACCTCGACCCGAAGCGGTACCCGGCCCGTTCGCTGCTGGCTCAGGTCAGCAACCTCAAGAACGAACTGGTGGACGAGGAGACGTTCGCGTCCAGGGCGTCGGGCACCGCCGAGCGGATGCTGTCGGAGGCCTACACGCTCTACCAGCGGCGCCTGCGTGAGGCCCAAGCGCTCGACTTCGACGACATCATCATGACCACGGTCAACCTGCTCAAGGCGTTCCCGGCGGTGGCCGAGCACTACCGGCGGCGCTTTCGGCACGTGCTGGTCGACGAGTACCAGGACACGAACCACGCGCAGTACGAGCTGATCCGCGAGCTGGTGGGCACCGACGCGGAAGGCGACCCGCCACCCGGGGAGCTGTGCGTCGTCGGTGACGCCGACCAGTCGATCTACGCGTTCCGCGGCGCGAGCATCCGGAACATCCTCGAGTTCGAGCGTGACTATCCGCAGGCCACCACGATCCTGCTGGAGCAGAACTACCGGTCGACGCAGACGATCCTGTCCGCGGCGAACGCCGTGATCGCGCGGAACCCCGATCGGCGGCCGAAGAACCTCTGGTCACAGGCGGGCGACGGGCACCCGCTCACCGCGTACGTGGCCGACAACGAGCACGACGAGGCGGCCTGGGTGGCCGGTGAGGTCGACCGGCTCACCGACTCCGGGGCGCAGCGGCCCGGCGACGTCGCGGTGTTCTACCGGACGAACGCCCAGTCCCGGGTGTTCGAAGAAGTGTTCATCCGGGTCGGGCTGCCGTACAAGGTCGTCGGTGGCGTCCGCTTCTACGAGCGCAAAGAGGTCCGCGACGCGCTCGCGTACCTCCGGGCGATCGCCAACCCGGACGACACGGTGAGCGTCCGGCGCATCCTGAACACGCCCCGGCGAGGCATCGGCGACCGGGCGGAGGCCTGCGTCGAGGCGCTGTCCTCCCGTGAGCGCATCGGGTTCGGTGCGGCGCTGGAGCGAGCCGGAGAGGCGCCGGGCATCGGCAGCCGGGCGGTGAAGGCGATCGGTGAGTTCACCGCGCTGATGTCGGCGCTGCGCACGTTGGCCGAGACCGAGCCGCCGAGCATCGTCCTGGAGGCCGTGCTGACCCGCACCGGCTACCTGGCCGAGCTGGAGGAGAGCAACGACCCGCAGGACGAGGGCCGGGTCGAGAACCTGCAGGAGCTGGTGAGCGTCGCCCGGGAGTTCGAGGAGCGGGCGGCGGCCACCGAGACCGAGGCGGGCCTGATCGAGTTCCTCGAGCAGGTCGCGCTGGTGGCCGACGCCGACAGCATCCCGCCCGCCCCGGACGACGCCGAGGGCGCCGACCAGGCAGCGCAGCAGGGGCAGGTCACGCTGATGACGCTGCACACCGCCAAGGGCCTGGAGTTCCCGGTGGTGTTCCTGACCGGGCTGGAGGACGGGGTGTTCCCTCACCTGCGGTCGTTGGGCGACCCGAAGGAGCTGGAGGAGGAGCGTCGGCTGGCCTACGTCGGCATCACCCGGGCGCGGCAGCGCCTGTACCTGTCGCGGGCGATCACCCGGAGCGCGTGGGGGCAGCCGCAGTACAACCCGCCGTCCCGGTTCCTCGACGAGGTGCCGACCGGGCTGCTGAGCTGGGAGCGGCAGGCGCCGGCGCCGAAGGAGACGCTCTCGAAGTGGAGCGGCACCGGGTCGGCGCAGGAGCGGCTCGCACAGCAGTACGCCTCGTCGGCGAGGCCGGGCGCGCGCGGTGGAGCAGGCAACCGTCCGGCGATCTCGCTGGAGCTCGGCGACCGGGTCACCCACGATGCGCACGGGCTGGGGCGGGTCGTGGAGATGCGCGGTGAGGGCGACCGGGCGCAGGCGTGCGTCGACTTCGGCGACGGCAAGGGCCGCTGGTTTCTCCTCCGCTACGCCCCCCTCGAAAAACTGTGA
- a CDS encoding alkaline phosphatase PhoX, giving the protein MTCLYRCGNACAHPAPNESENEYFGDIVAGAVAARLSRRGLLRLSALGAGAVAAGGVLSGVGTELAAAATPAAPRTPKGALTFTPVAPNTADAVTIPSGYKSSVVIRWGEPVLPGAPAFDVKKQTAAAQAQQFGYNNDYVAVIPLDRHGERALLVVNHEYTNEELMFPGVKSVADTTAEHKKIAMAAHGLSVVELERVGDTGQYRPVKKGKRYNRRLTASSKFLLTGPAAGSDLLKTKADPTGTVVLGTLNNCAGGLTPWGTVLSGEENFNQYFVGGNGAPAAEQPALKRYGIDITAAVPSGNRRWDLVDERFDLSKHPHEANRFGWIVELDPFDKNSIPRKRTALGRFKHEGGGPTISNDGHAVVYLGDDERFDYIYKFVSDKKVRRGDTKHNMTLLDSGTLYVGKFSGDSPAAEIDGTGKLPADGAFDGTGTWIPLVRGNESLVEGFTVEQVLINTRLAADKVGATKMDRPEDIERNPVDGKVYVALTNNSNRGATGAAPADEANPRNSNRHGHILTISEKHNDAAAESFTWALPIVCGDPKDASTYFAGYDKTKVSPISCPDNVAFDKAGNLWISTDGNALGSNDGLFATPVSGSEAGHVKQFLTVPKGAETCGPFITPDQKSVFIAVQHPGELEGATLDTPKSVWPDGQYARPAVVVTWRPKGDQRIGS; this is encoded by the coding sequence ATGACCTGCCTCTACCGCTGCGGCAACGCGTGCGCGCACCCGGCACCCAACGAGAGCGAGAACGAGTACTTCGGCGACATCGTCGCCGGAGCGGTCGCGGCTCGGCTCTCCCGCCGCGGGCTGCTGCGTCTGTCCGCGCTCGGTGCGGGTGCGGTCGCCGCGGGTGGCGTCCTGAGCGGCGTGGGCACCGAGCTGGCCGCGGCCGCCACCCCGGCGGCCCCGCGGACGCCCAAGGGCGCCCTCACGTTCACCCCGGTCGCCCCGAACACCGCCGACGCGGTGACGATCCCGTCCGGGTACAAGAGCAGCGTCGTCATCCGCTGGGGTGAGCCGGTCCTGCCCGGCGCGCCGGCGTTCGACGTCAAGAAGCAGACCGCGGCCGCTCAGGCGCAGCAGTTCGGTTACAACAACGACTACGTCGCGGTGATCCCGCTCGACCGGCACGGCGAGCGCGCCCTGCTGGTGGTCAACCACGAGTACACGAACGAGGAGCTGATGTTCCCGGGCGTGAAGTCGGTCGCCGACACCACGGCCGAGCACAAGAAGATCGCGATGGCCGCGCACGGGCTCTCGGTGGTCGAGCTGGAGCGGGTCGGCGACACCGGCCAGTACCGCCCGGTCAAGAAGGGCAAGCGCTACAACCGCCGGCTCACCGCGTCGTCCAAGTTCCTGCTCACCGGGCCGGCGGCAGGCTCCGACCTGCTCAAGACCAAGGCCGACCCGACCGGAACCGTCGTCCTCGGCACGCTGAACAACTGCGCGGGCGGTCTCACGCCGTGGGGCACCGTGCTGAGCGGCGAGGAGAACTTCAACCAGTACTTCGTCGGCGGCAACGGCGCCCCCGCCGCGGAGCAGCCGGCGCTCAAGCGCTACGGCATCGACATCACCGCGGCCGTGCCGTCCGGCAACCGCCGCTGGGACCTCGTCGACGAGCGCTTCGACCTCTCCAAGCACCCGCACGAGGCGAACCGCTTCGGCTGGATCGTCGAGCTCGACCCGTTCGACAAGAACTCGATTCCGCGCAAGCGCACCGCGCTCGGCCGCTTCAAGCACGAGGGTGGCGGCCCGACGATCTCCAACGACGGTCACGCGGTCGTCTACCTGGGCGACGACGAGCGGTTCGACTACATCTACAAGTTCGTCTCGGACAAGAAGGTCCGGCGCGGCGACACCAAGCACAACATGACGCTGCTCGACTCCGGGACGCTCTACGTCGGGAAGTTCTCCGGCGACAGCCCGGCCGCCGAGATCGACGGCACCGGCAAGCTGCCCGCCGACGGCGCGTTCGACGGCACCGGCACCTGGATTCCGCTGGTGCGCGGCAACGAGTCGCTGGTAGAGGGCTTCACCGTCGAGCAGGTGCTGATCAACACCCGGCTGGCCGCCGACAAGGTCGGCGCGACCAAGATGGACCGCCCCGAGGACATCGAGCGCAACCCGGTCGACGGCAAGGTCTACGTCGCGCTGACGAACAACTCGAACCGCGGCGCGACCGGTGCGGCCCCCGCCGACGAGGCCAACCCGCGCAACAGCAACAGGCACGGGCACATCCTCACGATCTCCGAGAAGCACAACGACGCGGCCGCCGAGTCGTTCACCTGGGCGCTGCCGATCGTCTGCGGCGACCCGAAGGACGCCTCGACGTACTTCGCGGGCTACGACAAGACCAAGGTCAGCCCGATCTCCTGCCCGGACAACGTCGCGTTCGACAAGGCGGGCAACCTCTGGATCTCCACCGACGGCAACGCGCTCGGGTCGAACGACGGCCTGTTCGCGACGCCGGTCAGCGGTTCGGAGGCCGGTCACGTCAAGCAGTTCCTGACCGTGCCGAAGGGCGCCGAGACCTGCGGCCCGTTCATCACGCCGGACCAGAAGAGCGTGTTCATCGCGGTGCAGCACCCGGGTGAGCTCGAGGGTGCGACGCTCGACACGCCGAAGAGCGTCTGGCCCGACGGCCAGTACGCCCGCCCGGCCGTCGTCGTCACCTGGCGCCCGAAGGGCGACCAGCGCATCGGCAGCTGA
- a CDS encoding chorismate mutase — protein MTAPTTEQSNAEIDALRERIDAADAELIRIWRERAELSRQVGVARMAAGGTRLVLAREQKIVDKFRAALGTDGAQLAMLLLRAGRGPL, from the coding sequence ATGACTGCACCGACCACCGAACAGTCGAACGCCGAGATCGACGCGTTGCGGGAACGCATCGACGCCGCGGACGCCGAGCTGATCCGGATCTGGCGCGAACGCGCCGAGCTCAGCCGCCAGGTGGGGGTCGCCCGGATGGCCGCGGGGGGCACCCGGCTCGTCCTCGCCCGCGAGCAGAAGATCGTCGACAAGTTCCGCGCCGCGCTCGGCACCGACGGGGCCCAGCTCGCGATGCTGCTCCTCCGCGCGGGTAGGGGCCCCCTCTAA
- a CDS encoding sensor domain-containing protein has product MSAPTITQHVETPPAPYEPRQPPATNPILGAWDELTWRSAGYLMLGLFTGVLGLATFIVVVVVGATFSALIIGVPVLLACLAVSRGFAEIERRRAGIILGTAVPVPYPLVSGGYLRRIGQWLAAPSTWRDLAHHLFVFPVTLFSAIVALTFWGAALGSMSFWAWYWSMPNDTIYVFGDWNDNPFAVDSFASAMPWVGVGLVLLWVSGWVTKGLARMSAAYTEFLLGPSQSGR; this is encoded by the coding sequence ATGAGCGCGCCGACGATCACGCAGCACGTGGAGACCCCGCCCGCCCCGTACGAGCCCCGGCAGCCGCCCGCGACCAACCCGATCCTCGGCGCCTGGGACGAGCTGACCTGGCGCTCGGCCGGCTACCTGATGCTCGGACTGTTCACCGGTGTCCTCGGGCTGGCTACGTTCATCGTCGTGGTCGTGGTCGGCGCGACGTTCTCCGCGCTGATCATCGGCGTCCCGGTGCTGCTGGCCTGCCTCGCGGTCAGCCGCGGATTCGCCGAGATCGAGCGGCGTCGCGCCGGGATCATCCTGGGCACCGCGGTGCCGGTTCCGTATCCGCTGGTCAGCGGCGGGTACCTGCGGCGGATCGGGCAGTGGCTGGCGGCGCCGTCGACCTGGCGCGACCTGGCCCACCACCTGTTCGTGTTCCCGGTGACGCTGTTCAGCGCGATCGTGGCCCTCACGTTCTGGGGCGCCGCGCTGGGCTCGATGAGCTTCTGGGCCTGGTACTGGTCGATGCCGAACGACACGATCTACGTGTTCGGCGACTGGAACGACAACCCGTTCGCCGTGGACAGCTTCGCGTCGGCCATGCCGTGGGTCGGCGTCGGGCTCGTGCTGCTGTGGGTCTCCGGCTGGGTGACCAAGGGCCTCGCCCGGATGAGCGCCGCGTACACCGAGTTCCTGCTCGGCCCGAGCCAGAGCGGCCGCTGA
- a CDS encoding neutral/alkaline non-lysosomal ceramidase N-terminal domain-containing protein has product MTQALEPFLTAATSRAAFTVASPPPEPLEPVSGLLAGAAEVDLTPPPGLPKAGYSRNARTGIGFRGRLRARILHLRAGTASVAIVQCDLLGGSAVVQRLVASAIRAETDVPLAGLFIGATHTHGAPGQFLGTDLYNGFASNRPGFDPAWTNFLVEEVSAGVKRAVASRQPARLALGSTEVWGLTRNRSLAAHVRNEDRVDRRIAAQRTYASVDPRLSLLRVDALGGGSLAALVVFGVHGTGIPMRNSVYNADLWAYVYEELQERLGPEPIVGALQGTHADVAPALRPGRAGDVEAARVGRGIGAAAAALHESLGASLREDVELGAGLREVDLSASSSIEGVTLPARPALGAALIAGAYENETPVVHRIPPFRAGVPKPHKPADPHGAKWVIGSRWLQPVVMPLRRFPRVLPVQVLRIGSALLVGAPFEITVDAGRRVASAVAASSGADDVIVSSVANEYAGYCTTSEEYARQHYEGGHTLYGPQTNAFLAAHAASLASSVRPGAVVSEIIEERTFDLRAHQYWPSPSGTTAPGAARPAGPARFIDVTAEQDAYWEQGWYDAAPGDLTWNQPIVHVEWTPSGENAWQTLVDDSSCALEVRYAGEASADHRYVVRWHAPELRDGREYRFVVRGLPLRPFN; this is encoded by the coding sequence GTGACACAGGCGCTGGAGCCGTTTCTGACCGCCGCTACGTCCCGTGCCGCGTTCACGGTGGCGTCCCCACCACCAGAGCCGTTGGAGCCGGTCTCCGGGCTTCTGGCCGGTGCTGCCGAGGTCGACCTGACACCGCCACCGGGCCTTCCCAAGGCCGGCTACTCCCGCAACGCCCGCACCGGCATCGGGTTCCGCGGGCGGTTGCGCGCCCGCATCCTGCACCTGCGGGCGGGCACCGCGTCGGTGGCGATCGTCCAGTGCGATCTGCTCGGCGGATCCGCGGTGGTCCAGCGGCTGGTCGCGTCCGCGATCCGCGCCGAGACCGACGTCCCGCTGGCCGGGCTGTTCATCGGCGCCACCCACACGCACGGCGCGCCGGGACAGTTCCTCGGCACCGACCTCTACAACGGCTTCGCGTCGAACCGGCCGGGCTTCGACCCGGCCTGGACGAATTTCCTGGTCGAGGAGGTCAGCGCCGGGGTGAAACGCGCCGTGGCGTCGCGGCAGCCCGCGCGGTTGGCGCTGGGCTCGACCGAGGTCTGGGGGCTGACCCGGAACCGGTCGCTGGCCGCACACGTCCGGAACGAGGATCGGGTCGACCGGCGGATCGCCGCGCAGCGGACCTACGCGTCGGTGGACCCGCGGCTGAGCCTGCTCCGCGTGGACGCGCTGGGCGGTGGTTCGCTGGCGGCGCTGGTGGTGTTCGGAGTGCACGGGACCGGGATCCCGATGCGCAACAGCGTCTACAACGCCGACCTCTGGGCGTACGTCTACGAGGAGCTGCAGGAGCGGCTCGGCCCGGAACCGATCGTCGGAGCGCTCCAGGGGACGCACGCGGACGTCGCACCGGCCCTGCGTCCGGGGCGCGCGGGTGACGTCGAGGCGGCGCGGGTCGGGCGTGGGATCGGGGCCGCCGCCGCTGCTCTGCACGAGTCTCTGGGCGCGTCGCTGCGCGAAGACGTCGAACTGGGTGCCGGGCTACGGGAGGTCGACCTGTCGGCGTCGAGCTCGATCGAAGGGGTGACGCTCCCGGCGCGTCCGGCGCTCGGGGCCGCGCTGATCGCCGGCGCGTACGAGAACGAGACGCCGGTCGTCCACCGCATCCCGCCGTTCCGCGCCGGGGTACCGAAGCCGCACAAGCCTGCCGACCCGCACGGGGCGAAGTGGGTGATCGGCTCCCGCTGGTTGCAGCCGGTGGTGATGCCGCTGCGGCGATTCCCGCGGGTCCTCCCGGTGCAGGTCCTGCGGATCGGTTCCGCCCTGCTGGTCGGCGCGCCGTTCGAAATCACGGTGGACGCCGGGCGCCGGGTCGCGTCTGCGGTGGCCGCGTCTTCGGGCGCCGACGACGTAATCGTGTCCTCGGTGGCCAACGAGTACGCCGGATACTGCACGACGTCCGAGGAGTATGCCCGGCAGCACTACGAGGGTGGCCACACGCTCTACGGGCCGCAGACGAACGCGTTCCTGGCGGCGCACGCGGCGTCGCTGGCTTCTTCGGTGCGGCCCGGGGCGGTGGTGAGCGAGATCATCGAGGAGCGGACGTTCGACCTGCGGGCCCACCAGTACTGGCCGTCCCCCAGCGGCACCACCGCACCGGGGGCAGCCCGCCCCGCCGGACCCGCCCGCTTCATCGACGTCACCGCCGAGCAGGACGCCTACTGGGAGCAGGGCTGGTACGACGCCGCGCCGGGCGATCTCACCTGGAACCAGCCGATCGTCCACGTCGAGTGGACACCGTCCGGCGAAAATGCCTGGCAGACGCTCGTCGACGACTCGTCCTGCGCCCTGGAGGTGCGCTACGCCGGCGAAGCGTCCGCCGACCACCGCTACGTAGTGCGGTGGCACGCCCCCGAGCTCCGTGACGGGCGCGAGTACCGCTTCGTCGTCCGCGGCCTCCCGCTGCGCCCCTTCAACTGA
- the nuoN gene encoding NADH-quinone oxidoreductase subunit NuoN, translating into MNDLLAADIEAPKLDYGALSPMLILLGAACVGILVEAFVPRRARHLVQVVLSLGALAAAFVAVVVQAKTEVITAAGAVAIDGPALFLSGSIIVLGAVSVLLMAERSLDVGGSFVAQAAIVAGSPSDRRLASEPTSHTEAFPLALFALGGMLLFVSANDLLIMFVGLEVLSLPLYLLCALARRRRLISQEAAVKYFLLGAFASAFFLYGVALIYGYAGAVDLRAIRDSVNSSPADDVLLFLGFAMLLIGLLFKAGVVPFHSWTPDVYQGAPTPVTALMAACTKVAAFGAILRVFYVAFQSTKWDWRPVLIGIAMLTMVVGAVLAVTQTDIKRLLAYSSVANAGFILTGVVALTEKGVSSTLFYLAAYGFTTIGAFAVVMLVRDADGEATHLSRWAGLGRRSPLYAGVMTLFLLAFAGLPLTSGFISKFAVFAAAIDGNATSLVIVGVIASMVLAFPYLRVIVLMYLSDPAEDGPTVSVPGGFTAAALTIGVLATLALGVVPTQLLDLAGQAAQFVR; encoded by the coding sequence ATGAACGACCTTCTGGCGGCCGACATCGAGGCCCCGAAGCTCGATTACGGGGCGCTCTCGCCGATGCTGATCCTGCTCGGCGCGGCGTGTGTCGGCATTCTGGTGGAGGCGTTCGTCCCCCGCCGGGCGCGGCATCTCGTCCAGGTGGTGCTGTCGCTCGGCGCGCTGGCAGCCGCGTTCGTCGCGGTGGTCGTCCAGGCGAAGACCGAGGTGATCACCGCCGCCGGTGCGGTGGCGATCGACGGCCCCGCGCTGTTCCTGTCCGGCAGCATCATCGTGCTCGGCGCGGTGAGCGTCCTGCTGATGGCCGAGCGGTCGCTGGACGTCGGCGGCTCGTTCGTCGCGCAGGCGGCGATCGTCGCGGGTTCGCCGTCCGACCGTCGGCTCGCCAGCGAGCCCACGTCGCACACCGAGGCGTTCCCGCTCGCGCTGTTCGCGCTCGGCGGCATGCTGCTGTTCGTCTCGGCGAACGACCTGCTGATCATGTTCGTCGGGCTCGAGGTGCTCTCGCTGCCGCTGTACCTGCTGTGCGCGCTGGCCCGGCGCCGGCGGCTGATCAGCCAGGAAGCCGCGGTCAAGTACTTCCTGCTCGGCGCGTTCGCCTCGGCGTTCTTCCTGTACGGCGTCGCGCTGATCTACGGCTACGCGGGCGCGGTCGACCTGCGGGCCATCCGCGACTCGGTGAACAGCTCGCCCGCCGACGACGTGCTGCTGTTCCTCGGCTTCGCGATGCTGCTGATCGGTCTGCTGTTCAAGGCGGGCGTCGTCCCGTTCCACTCCTGGACGCCCGACGTCTACCAGGGCGCACCGACGCCGGTGACCGCGCTGATGGCCGCCTGCACGAAGGTCGCCGCGTTCGGCGCGATCCTGCGGGTGTTCTACGTGGCGTTCCAGTCCACCAAGTGGGACTGGCGGCCGGTGCTGATCGGGATCGCGATGCTGACGATGGTCGTCGGTGCGGTCCTCGCGGTCACCCAGACCGACATCAAGCGTCTGCTGGCGTACTCGTCGGTCGCCAACGCCGGTTTCATCCTCACCGGCGTCGTCGCGCTGACCGAGAAGGGCGTGTCCTCGACGCTGTTCTACCTGGCCGCGTACGGCTTCACGACGATCGGCGCGTTCGCGGTCGTCATGCTGGTGCGCGACGCCGACGGCGAGGCAACTCACCTCTCCCGGTGGGCCGGGCTGGGGCGACGGTCACCGCTCTACGCCGGTGTGATGACGCTGTTCCTGCTGGCGTTCGCCGGTCTGCCGCTGACCAGCGGATTCATCTCGAAGTTCGCGGTGTTCGCGGCGGCGATCGACGGCAACGCGACTTCGCTGGTGATCGTCGGCGTCATCGCGAGCATGGTCCTCGCATTTCCGTATCTTCGAGTCATTGTGCTCATGTACCTTTCTGACCCTGCTGAGGACGGTCCGACGGTTTCGGTTCCGGGTGGTTTCACCGCAGCTGCCCTGACTATCGGGGTCCTGGCCACACTGGCTTTGGGCGTGGTGCCGACTCAACTGCTCGACCTCGCAGGGCAGGCGGCACAATTTGTTCGATGA
- a CDS encoding PIG-L deacetylase family protein, translating to MSFPPSPRPLDDVQRVLVVTAHPDDVDFSSGGTVAAWTKAGIEVAYTIATSGDAGGFDDTPRDQMTGIREAEQRAAAAVLGVTDVTFLGYPDGALYVTNDLRRDIARQIRRIRPDRVVTTSPVRDWARVAAAHGDHARIGEATYDAVYPDARNPFAHPTLLRDEGLEPWTVREMWFTGTPTADYAVDITDVFEQKLNALREHVSQLPGDLDDMRARVEEWNRANATRAGLPADRFAELFSVVHTA from the coding sequence GTGAGTTTCCCGCCCTCCCCTCGCCCCCTCGACGACGTCCAGCGTGTTCTCGTCGTCACCGCTCATCCCGACGACGTCGACTTCAGTTCCGGCGGCACCGTCGCCGCCTGGACGAAGGCCGGCATCGAGGTCGCCTATACCATCGCCACCAGCGGCGACGCGGGCGGCTTCGACGACACGCCCCGTGATCAGATGACGGGCATCCGGGAGGCCGAGCAACGGGCCGCCGCCGCGGTCCTCGGCGTCACCGACGTCACGTTCCTCGGCTACCCGGACGGCGCCCTCTACGTCACGAACGACCTGCGCCGGGACATCGCACGGCAGATCCGCCGCATCCGCCCCGACCGGGTCGTCACGACCTCACCGGTCCGCGACTGGGCACGCGTGGCCGCAGCGCACGGCGACCACGCCCGGATCGGCGAGGCGACGTACGACGCGGTCTACCCGGACGCCCGCAACCCGTTCGCCCACCCGACGCTGCTCCGGGACGAGGGCCTGGAGCCGTGGACCGTCCGCGAGATGTGGTTCACCGGCACCCCCACCGCCGACTACGCGGTCGACATCACCGACGTGTTCGAGCAGAAGCTCAACGCTTTACGCGAGCACGTCAGTCAGCTCCCCGGCGACCTGGACGACATGCGGGCCAGGGTCGAGGAGTGGAATCGGGCAAACGCCACCCGCGCCGGCCTGCCCGCGGACCGATTCGCCGAGCTGTTTTCGGTGGTCCACACGGCCTGA